The Atribacter laminatus genome contains the following window.
GAGTCGCTTCCAAAGAATTAAGTGGAAGATTCTGTTCTTTGATCAGCTCTACCAAAATAGTGGTACAGGCACCGGTTGGCTGAACAATCACCTGTTCGCCTTTTAATCCATCCGGTGTTTCAGGATGATGATCATAGATTGCATAGGCTACCCGTCCAGCTTGAATCAGCTCTTCGGCTCTTCCGCCCCTCGAAGGAGAAGAAGCATCCACAATCCATATTTTCTTAACCGATTTCCAATCCAATTCTTTCTCAACTGAATAATCAAAAAAAGTTCCATAAAGAGTGAGAAAGCGCCGAACATTTCGATTCACACTACCACCGATAATGATGCGGGTTCCCGGATAAAGTTTGCAAACTGCAAACATCGAGGCTAAGGCGTCAAAGTCAGTACCTTCATGGCTAATGACAATATTCATTATTGATTAAACTCCTGAATAGGATGTAAGACCGGCGGAAAATAGTAAATCATCTTAAAATAATAATTCATCGGATCTAAACCTTCTTCCTTCTCAATTAATCTTCGAGTATGAAGGAAAAACTGGTTCCCGGACCCGACCAAGGAATTCCGAACAACTGGGCAATCGTCGCCCCAATATCAGCAAACGAAGAACGGATTCCCAAAGAATTCCCCGTCAATAATTGGGGAGAGGCACAGATTAGAAGTGCGTGTTCGCGGGAGTGATCAGTGCTGGACGTGGTAGGATCACACCCATGGTCACTGGTAATGATTAAAATGTCATCAAAACGTAATCGAGGGAGAAATTCTTTTAATTGAGCATCCCAGGACTCAAGAGCCTTTTGAAAACCAATAGCGTCATTACGATGACCATAGAGGGTATCGAAATCATTGAAGTTTGCCCAAATCAAACCAAAACGCTCATCTTCGAGTAATTCAAAAAATACCCGAAAGGTATCAGAGTTATTGGTGGTCTTAAAATTTTTACTGATTCCTCGCCCGGCAAAAACATCACCAATTTTTCCAACTCCAGCTACTTGAATTCCTCTCTCCAAAAGAACATCTAATACCGTTGGATAAGGAGGTGGCAGCGAAAAATCTTTCCGCCTTGAGGTCCGTTGAAAGCTTCCTGGCTGGCCAATAAAGGGACGCGCAATAATACGGGCAACAGCGTGATCGCCATTCATAATTTTTCGAACCATTTCACAAAGACGATACAGGTCTTTAACCGAGACGATCTCTTCATGTGCAGCGATTTGCAGCACGCTATCGGCTGAAGTATATAAAATAGGAAAACCGGTACGGATATGTTCGGCACCATATTCTTCAATAATGGCAGTTCCTGATGCCGGTTTGTTTCCCAAAATCCGGAAACCTGTAACCCTTTCGATCTCATCGATAATCTCTTCGGGAAAACCTTGCGGATAAACCGGGAAAGGATGCTCGGTAATGACCCCCATCATCTCCCAATGACCAGTAGTCGTATCCTTCCCTGCTGATTTTTCCACCATCTTCCCATACCATCCCTCGGCTTTTTTTACCGCAACAACTCCCGGTATTGGTTCGATTTTTCCCAAGCCTAATCTTTCCAGAGTCGGGCAAGACAAACCACCAACCTCCCGAGAAAGATTGGCTAACGTATGGCTTCCTTCGTCTCCATATTCAGCGGCATCAGGAAGTTCACCCATTCCTAAGCCATCAAGAAGTGCAATGAATATTCTCAAGTCAATCCTCCCAGCCAATATTGTAAGGCAATTATGGTCTTGGCATCTTGTATTTCTCCTTTAGTCATCATATCCTGAGCTTTTTCTCGATTTACTTTTAAATAATAAATTTCCTCATCATCATCTCCCTTTCGAGCTTTTTCAACCGGTTGTACTTGGGAAGCAAGAAAAAAATGGATCCGTTCGGTACTATATCCCGGTGCCAGAAATACCGGGAAAAGGTACTTCCAACATTCACTGGCAAAACCAGTTTCTTCCTCCAACTCTCGAATCGCACAATCCAGTGGATCCTCATCGAGTTCCAAGGTTCCGGCAGGAATTTCCCATAGCCATTGTCCAGCCGGTGCTCGAAATTGTCGTATTAAAATTAATTGATTCTCTGGCGTGGTGGCGATAATTGTCACCG
Protein-coding sequences here:
- a CDS encoding phosphopentomutase, which produces MFIALLDGLGMGELPDAAEYGDEGSHTLANLSREVGGLSCPTLERLGLGKIEPIPGVVAVKKAEGWYGKMVEKSAGKDTTTGHWEMMGVITEHPFPVYPQGFPEEIIDEIERVTGFRILGNKPASGTAIIEEYGAEHIRTGFPILYTSADSVLQIAAHEEIVSVKDLYRLCEMVRKIMNGDHAVARIIARPFIGQPGSFQRTSRRKDFSLPPPYPTVLDVLLERGIQVAGVGKIGDVFAGRGISKNFKTTNNSDTFRVFFELLEDERFGLIWANFNDFDTLYGHRNDAIGFQKALESWDAQLKEFLPRLRFDDILIITSDHGCDPTTSSTDHSREHALLICASPQLLTGNSLGIRSSFADIGATIAQLFGIPWSGPGTSFSFILED
- a CDS encoding NUDIX hydrolase; this translates as MFFPYDEIKSSKLVIPEIKSSDVLCETRLFQLKKNIYVDNLERIFVNHPGAVTIIATTPENQLILIRQFRAPAGQWLWEIPAGTLELDEDPLDCAIRELEEETGFASECWKYLFPVFLAPGYSTERIHFFLASQVQPVEKARKGDDDEEIYYLKVNREKAQDMMTKGEIQDAKTIIALQYWLGGLT